A window of Pusillimonas sp. T7-7 contains these coding sequences:
- a CDS encoding AsmA family protein, with protein MKVWLKRVLISLVVVFLVALVGIAIFLLTFDPNAYKNKLEEVVYNRYQRSLIIKGDIELSLFPRIGLSVEDVALSNRNSTDTFASIDSARFAVAIWPLMFNRLVVDHVAVTGFKAWVTRDEQGQFNFRDLVDRPGAALGMMAPALAAKSLLPSARAETVPADRPPTVVSSAYAADSSQGTDLQIDIAGLDLKNGEIHFYDNVSGAVGRIEKLEVNTGRMTANQAFDVALKGKLVGEYPEADANIEGQALVLFNPEQKSYSAQKINVVANGLLGPLVAKSATLRGNLAYSAYSQMLSASNLELLVQGDIEGETPIKGFETSLSVPQLKVDRSQAELKVEKLAYRAKGTMPDQVFELAFDAPNLAISPESATGAPIAGTVKLSKPDHVLGITLGMNGIGGNASKLTLKELKIDAGLKEGSRLVQLKMSSPANWDVFGEVGGLSAMQGDVKIEDAALPGGSFAFPFIGSLRVDLIKDELASEINAVLSGSKLDFSLNATQLKNPKFVFDLTADKLDFNTLFPPMPVPPAPADAAKSGDAAQATSKQPGKAEDTFVMPSLSFLDSSDLTGTIAIDDLKIQEIEAKQFAAKIRAAQGKLDITGLKAAMYDGTLSGTLAANSKNEVSANVTLSKVTLGPLLQALLQESRLKGQGTVKLKLASQGQTGAALEAGLNGTAQLNIRDGAITGIDVAQTLREVNDVVRNMFSGQLPDVVSKFDTGRKTDFTALDATVNFNQGQGTIKPLKIASPLLRITQGTPATLDLVNDQLDVMVNVNVVNTSTGQDGKALADLKGVTVPVRISGPFSKPGYQVQWKEVSSDAVKDAVKGGLIDLLSNQVAPSSAKGEAQAAPKTSVDSVKSIGDALKGLLGK; from the coding sequence ATGAAAGTTTGGTTGAAACGGGTACTGATCAGTCTCGTTGTGGTGTTCCTTGTCGCTTTGGTCGGCATTGCTATTTTCCTCCTGACGTTTGACCCAAATGCCTATAAAAACAAGCTGGAAGAGGTTGTCTACAACCGCTATCAGCGCAGTTTGATCATCAAGGGCGATATCGAACTTTCGCTGTTTCCCCGCATAGGCTTGTCGGTTGAGGATGTCGCGCTGTCAAACCGCAACAGCACTGATACCTTTGCGTCCATAGATAGCGCACGCTTTGCGGTGGCCATCTGGCCCTTGATGTTCAATCGTCTGGTCGTTGACCATGTGGCCGTTACCGGCTTCAAAGCCTGGGTAACCCGCGATGAACAGGGGCAGTTCAATTTTCGCGACCTGGTCGACCGGCCGGGCGCCGCGCTTGGGATGATGGCGCCCGCGCTGGCTGCAAAAAGCCTGCTGCCCTCCGCGCGCGCCGAAACGGTGCCCGCTGATAGGCCGCCGACAGTCGTTTCGTCCGCTTATGCCGCTGATTCGTCTCAAGGTACAGATTTGCAGATCGATATTGCCGGCCTGGACCTCAAAAATGGCGAAATCCATTTTTATGACAATGTCAGCGGGGCGGTCGGGCGTATCGAAAAGCTGGAAGTGAATACCGGACGCATGACGGCCAACCAGGCCTTCGATGTTGCCTTGAAAGGCAAGCTTGTGGGCGAGTACCCAGAGGCAGATGCCAATATCGAAGGGCAGGCGCTGGTCCTGTTCAATCCCGAGCAAAAATCTTACTCAGCTCAAAAGATCAACGTCGTGGCCAACGGCTTGCTGGGTCCGCTCGTAGCCAAATCGGCGACCTTGCGCGGCAACCTGGCTTACAGCGCCTACTCGCAGATGCTCAGCGCGAGCAATCTGGAGCTTTTAGTGCAAGGCGATATCGAAGGCGAGACGCCTATTAAAGGGTTCGAAACCTCGCTAAGCGTGCCCCAACTGAAGGTTGATCGCAGCCAGGCCGAACTCAAGGTTGAAAAGCTGGCCTATCGCGCCAAGGGGACTATGCCTGACCAGGTGTTTGAGCTCGCCTTTGACGCCCCCAATCTGGCCATCTCGCCCGAATCGGCAACAGGTGCTCCCATTGCCGGTACCGTCAAACTGAGCAAGCCCGACCATGTATTGGGCATCACTCTGGGCATGAATGGGATAGGCGGCAATGCCAGCAAACTGACCCTGAAAGAACTTAAGATCGATGCCGGGCTCAAGGAAGGCAGCAGGCTGGTTCAGCTCAAGATGAGCTCTCCGGCCAATTGGGATGTGTTTGGCGAGGTCGGGGGCCTGTCTGCCATGCAGGGGGACGTAAAAATAGAAGATGCCGCCCTGCCGGGCGGAAGTTTCGCGTTTCCTTTCATCGGGAGCCTGCGTGTCGACCTGATCAAAGATGAGCTGGCCAGTGAAATCAATGCAGTGTTAAGCGGCAGCAAACTGGACTTCAGTTTGAATGCCACGCAGCTCAAGAACCCCAAGTTTGTCTTTGACCTGACCGCCGACAAGCTGGACTTCAACACGCTGTTTCCTCCGATGCCAGTGCCGCCCGCGCCTGCCGATGCCGCCAAGTCTGGCGATGCTGCCCAGGCGACATCCAAGCAGCCCGGCAAGGCTGAAGACACGTTCGTCATGCCCAGCCTGTCATTTCTTGACTCGAGTGACTTGACCGGAACCATAGCCATAGATGACCTGAAAATACAAGAGATCGAGGCCAAGCAGTTTGCAGCGAAGATTCGCGCTGCGCAGGGCAAGCTGGACATTACCGGGCTCAAGGCCGCCATGTATGACGGCACGCTCAGTGGTACGCTTGCTGCGAACTCCAAGAATGAAGTGTCGGCCAATGTGACGCTGTCCAAAGTTACATTAGGACCCTTGCTGCAAGCATTGTTGCAGGAAAGCCGTCTCAAAGGGCAAGGCACCGTCAAGCTTAAGCTGGCTAGCCAGGGTCAGACGGGCGCCGCCCTTGAAGCCGGTCTGAACGGGACGGCGCAATTGAATATTCGTGATGGGGCCATTACGGGTATAGATGTGGCCCAGACGCTGCGTGAAGTCAACGATGTGGTGCGCAATATGTTCAGCGGCCAGTTGCCTGATGTTGTCAGCAAGTTCGATACGGGGCGCAAGACGGATTTCACTGCGCTGGATGCCACGGTCAATTTCAACCAAGGCCAGGGCACCATCAAGCCGCTGAAGATTGCCAGTCCCTTACTGCGTATTACGCAGGGAACGCCGGCCACGCTCGATCTGGTCAATGATCAGCTCGATGTCATGGTCAATGTGAATGTGGTCAATACCAGCACAGGGCAAGATGGCAAGGCGCTGGCGGACCTGAAAGGCGTGACAGTACCTGTGCGTATCTCAGGGCCATTCAGCAAGCCGGGCTATCAGGTGCAATGGAAGGAAGTCAGCAGCGACGCCGTGAAAGATGCCGTCAAGGGTGGGTTGATTGACTTGCTCTCCAATCAAGTTGCCCCGTCCAGCGCTAAGGGCGAGGCCCAGGCGGCGCCCAAAACATCAGTCGACTCGGTCAAGAGCATAGGCGATGCATTGAAAGGATTGTTGGGCAAATGA
- a CDS encoding MOSC N-terminal beta barrel domain-containing protein, which yields MTNVFHFPIAACGGTTQAAAAAYDKRWLVVDGTGRWLSQSHSEQLADIQIELRLGYLVLRAPGMLRLDIPLDVIEDDDSVRGAATIGAQQVDVVDEGELAAAWLTQFLGQPCRLVKVHPDAGRVLWPEL from the coding sequence ATGACAAACGTTTTTCATTTTCCGATCGCCGCGTGTGGCGGTACCACGCAGGCAGCGGCTGCGGCTTACGACAAGCGCTGGCTGGTGGTCGATGGAACAGGTCGCTGGTTGTCGCAAAGCCACAGTGAGCAGCTGGCCGATATTCAGATCGAGTTGCGTCTGGGCTATCTGGTGCTGCGCGCGCCAGGCATGCTCAGGCTCGACATTCCCCTTGATGTCATTGAAGACGATGACAGTGTCCGGGGTGCGGCCACCATAGGCGCCCAGCAGGTCGACGTGGTTGACGAAGGCGAGTTGGCCGCAGCCTGGCTGACCCAGTTCCTTGGGCAGCCCTGTCGGCTGGTCAAGGTGCACCCCGACGCGGGCAGAGTGCTTTGGCCTGAGCTGTAG
- a CDS encoding YfhL family 4Fe-4S dicluster ferredoxin has product MALRITEECINCDVCEPQCPNNAIYMGAEIYEIEPAKCTECVGHFDEPQCQVVCPVECIIFDLDHPEDQDQLMAKYQALTA; this is encoded by the coding sequence ATGGCGCTGCGCATTACCGAAGAATGCATCAACTGTGATGTTTGCGAGCCGCAATGCCCCAACAATGCCATCTACATGGGCGCGGAAATCTACGAAATAGAGCCGGCCAAATGTACCGAATGCGTGGGTCATTTTGATGAACCGCAATGTCAGGTCGTATGCCCTGTCGAGTGCATAATTTTCGACCTTGACCACCCCGAAGATCAAGACCAGCTCATGGCCAAGTACCAGGCCCTGACTGCCTGA
- the coaD gene encoding pantetheine-phosphate adenylyltransferase yields MITAVYPGTFDPLTRGHEDLVRRAAGLFDHVVVGVAHSHAKKPFFTVDERVEIAQEVLGHYSNVEVKSFAGLLKDFVREQNGRVIVRGLRAVSDFEYEFQMAGMNRHLLPEVETLFMTPSDQYQFISGTIVREIAILGGDVSKFVFPSVERWLHSKAKIRRDEQEQSQ; encoded by the coding sequence ATGATTACTGCAGTCTATCCCGGAACATTCGACCCCCTCACACGCGGCCACGAAGACCTGGTGCGTCGCGCAGCCGGCCTGTTTGACCATGTTGTCGTGGGTGTTGCCCATAGTCATGCCAAAAAGCCGTTCTTTACTGTCGATGAACGTGTCGAGATTGCCCAGGAAGTGCTTGGCCATTACTCTAACGTCGAAGTCAAAAGCTTTGCCGGCCTGCTCAAAGACTTTGTCCGCGAGCAGAATGGCCGCGTTATTGTCAGGGGTCTGCGCGCCGTATCCGATTTCGAGTACGAATTCCAGATGGCTGGCATGAATCGTCACCTGCTTCCCGAGGTCGAAACCCTGTTCATGACACCATCCGACCAATATCAGTTCATTTCCGGCACCATCGTGCGTGAAATCGCGATACTGGGCGGTGATGTCAGCAAGTTTGTGTTTCCGTCGGTAGAGCGCTGGCTGCATAGCAAAGCCAAGATCCGGCGCGACGAGCAAGAACAAAGCCAGTAG
- a CDS encoding RsmD family RNA methyltransferase, with amino-acid sequence MKKHVVRIVGGDYRKTPIPVVDAVGLRPTPDRVRETLFNWLHHFWDGDYSKKRVLDLFAGTGALGFEAASRGVAHVQMVETHPPAIAALRALRTQLKADHVRIHAGDAQEALKRMTENSFDLIMLDPPFGQAWLDRLWAGLPAVLTPDGLLYIESEALIEPPEPFEILRQGKAGHVRYHLLRFAATQKTVNNPEISQQE; translated from the coding sequence ATGAAGAAACACGTAGTACGTATTGTAGGCGGTGATTACCGTAAAACGCCCATTCCCGTTGTGGATGCCGTCGGGCTGCGCCCAACGCCCGACCGGGTACGCGAAACGCTGTTCAACTGGCTGCACCACTTTTGGGACGGCGATTACTCAAAAAAGCGCGTACTGGACCTTTTTGCGGGTACGGGCGCACTGGGCTTTGAAGCCGCATCGCGCGGTGTGGCGCATGTGCAAATGGTAGAAACCCATCCGCCCGCTATCGCCGCCCTGCGGGCGCTACGCACACAACTCAAGGCCGACCACGTGCGCATTCATGCGGGCGACGCCCAAGAGGCACTCAAACGCATGACCGAGAACTCCTTCGATTTGATCATGCTGGACCCGCCTTTTGGCCAGGCTTGGCTGGATCGCCTGTGGGCCGGACTGCCAGCGGTTCTCACACCCGATGGCTTGTTGTATATTGAGTCTGAAGCACTCATAGAGCCACCCGAGCCATTCGAGATTTTGCGGCAAGGCAAGGCAGGACATGTGCGCTATCATCTGCTAAGATTTGCTGCAACGCAAAAAACAGTCAATAATCCTGAAATAAGCCAACAGGAATAA
- the ftsY gene encoding signal recognition particle-docking protein FtsY gives MFSFFKKKTQKPADDAGQAAKEDVTDQDAVDQALPAAPPAAVEAPLVPDAPAESTEPAESAESAAVPVPAPAPAEKSSWLSRLKKGLSRTGQNLGGLFVGVKVDESLFEELETALIMADAGVEATEKLLTALRARVRKERLEDAGQVKTALRDILADHLAPLEKSFPLGKTAPLVVMIAGVNGAGKTTSIGKLANHFQAQGAKVLLAAGDTFRAAAREQLVEWGARNNVAVIAQDGGDPAAVAFDAVNAGRAREAGVVMIDTAGRLPTQLHLMEELKKIKRVIGKADGAAPHEVLLVIDGNTGQNAIAQIRAFDAALSLTGLVVTKLDGTAKGGTLAAVAAGSQGVRPVPVYWIGVGESLHDLQPFVAKEFAAALLGD, from the coding sequence ATGTTCAGCTTTTTTAAAAAGAAAACGCAAAAACCGGCTGACGATGCTGGGCAGGCGGCCAAAGAAGATGTCACGGATCAGGACGCCGTCGACCAGGCGCTGCCAGCCGCACCGCCTGCCGCTGTAGAAGCGCCGCTGGTTCCCGATGCGCCAGCCGAGTCGACTGAGCCAGCCGAATCCGCCGAATCAGCAGCTGTGCCGGTTCCCGCCCCTGCCCCTGCCGAAAAAAGCTCCTGGCTTTCCCGCCTGAAAAAAGGCTTGTCGCGTACAGGGCAGAACCTGGGGGGGCTGTTCGTCGGTGTCAAGGTCGATGAGTCCCTGTTCGAGGAACTCGAAACCGCGCTCATTATGGCGGATGCCGGGGTCGAAGCCACTGAAAAACTGTTGACGGCGCTGCGTGCCCGTGTCCGCAAAGAAAGGCTCGAAGACGCCGGCCAGGTCAAGACCGCCTTGCGCGATATTCTGGCTGATCACCTGGCACCGCTGGAAAAGTCGTTTCCTCTAGGCAAGACAGCGCCGCTGGTCGTGATGATTGCGGGCGTGAACGGGGCGGGTAAAACCACGTCCATAGGTAAGCTGGCCAACCACTTCCAGGCCCAAGGCGCCAAGGTGCTGCTGGCTGCCGGCGATACTTTCCGCGCTGCGGCGCGCGAGCAATTGGTGGAATGGGGCGCACGCAACAATGTTGCGGTCATTGCACAAGACGGCGGTGATCCGGCAGCGGTGGCCTTTGATGCTGTCAATGCAGGTCGTGCGCGCGAAGCAGGAGTCGTCATGATAGACACCGCCGGGCGCTTGCCTACGCAGCTGCACCTGATGGAAGAGTTGAAGAAAATTAAAAGAGTCATAGGCAAGGCGGATGGCGCCGCACCCCATGAGGTACTGCTGGTCATAGACGGCAATACGGGTCAGAACGCCATTGCGCAAATCCGTGCTTTCGATGCGGCCCTGAGCCTGACAGGCCTGGTGGTGACCAAGCTTGACGGCACGGCCAAGGGCGGCACGCTCGCCGCAGTGGCGGCGGGCAGCCAAGGGGTGCGTCCTGTGCCGGTCTATTGGATCGGTGTGGGTGAAAGCCTGCACGACCTGCAGCCCTTTGTAGCCAAAGAGTTTGCGGCTGCCCTGTTGGGTGACTAG
- a CDS encoding inorganic triphosphatase, which translates to MLERELKLYVPPASRAALEAELRNAGASTITLRARYFDTQDKQLAQAGMALRLRLEGSQWVQTIKAPGPDELTRIEINHPRIEPELDLSAYQNTTLESFFSGLSQPLLLRYETHIERLVLRQDSPDGAVEFAYDQGVIRSGQQELAVCELELEQIKGSVDHLFTLGRHWLERYQLILDFRSKAERGSLLSRTCLPDGRFADAAGQRPEPVFPPQQAKKITLTADMSLHQAYQLYANECLNHIVRNAMPLAAAEELNAGKELRAEYARNMHAGIRRLRSCWKLLSKRSNMDQTALDAELRPYTCLRQQKQEAVATAASVQLQSCLLAILKHLVEQAQPA; encoded by the coding sequence ATGCTTGAACGCGAACTGAAACTTTATGTACCCCCCGCAAGCAGGGCTGCACTAGAGGCCGAATTGCGCAACGCCGGCGCAAGCACTATTACTTTACGGGCCCGCTATTTCGATACACAAGACAAGCAGCTGGCCCAAGCCGGCATGGCCCTGCGCCTGCGTCTGGAGGGCTCGCAATGGGTGCAGACCATCAAAGCACCCGGCCCCGACGAGTTGACGCGCATCGAGATCAACCACCCACGTATAGAGCCCGAACTGGACCTCTCGGCCTACCAAAACACTACGCTGGAGTCTTTCTTCAGCGGTCTAAGCCAACCCCTTCTGCTGCGCTACGAAACCCACATCGAGCGGTTGGTTCTGCGCCAGGACAGTCCTGACGGCGCCGTCGAGTTCGCCTACGACCAGGGCGTCATCCGGTCTGGCCAGCAGGAACTGGCGGTGTGTGAACTGGAGCTGGAACAGATCAAGGGCAGCGTCGACCATTTATTTACGCTGGGCCGGCACTGGCTGGAGCGCTATCAATTGATTCTGGACTTTCGCAGCAAGGCTGAGCGTGGCAGCCTGCTGTCGCGTACCTGTCTGCCAGACGGTCGGTTTGCAGATGCAGCCGGCCAAAGGCCAGAGCCAGTATTCCCACCGCAACAGGCAAAGAAAATCACGCTCACCGCAGACATGAGCTTGCACCAGGCCTATCAGTTATACGCCAACGAATGCCTTAACCACATCGTTCGCAACGCCATGCCTCTGGCGGCAGCCGAAGAGTTGAATGCGGGCAAGGAGTTGCGCGCTGAATATGCCCGGAACATGCACGCAGGCATCCGGCGTCTGCGCTCATGCTGGAAACTGCTTTCAAAACGCAGCAACATGGATCAAACAGCACTGGACGCAGAACTGCGGCCATACACATGCCTGCGCCAGCAAAAGCAGGAAGCCGTGGCTACGGCCGCCAGCGTACAGTTACAGTCATGCCTGCTGGCAATCCTGAAGCACCTGGTAGAACAGGCGCAGCCGGCTTAA
- the phnE gene encoding phosphonate ABC transporter, permease protein PhnE, with product MSARPQTFPSSWVRYTPGQRLLRFALYLIFVLAIVQSVRTIDVIPEFLYDAPTQMADLLHRMWPISWRSFPGSIQQALIETLHMATMGTILAIIMAVPVGLAVANNLTPNRTINFIARFILVSSRSINSLVWALLFIAIFGPGPLAGTIAIAFRSIGFIGKLLGEAIEDAQPGPIEALTATGASKGSIIAYGYWPQIRPAFWSIVLLRWDINVRESAVLGLVGAGGIGMALNSAMDLFQWDKVALILLLIFAIVIIAEVVITRARKTLL from the coding sequence ATGAGCGCCCGACCGCAAACCTTTCCAAGCAGCTGGGTACGCTATACGCCCGGCCAACGCCTGCTGCGTTTTGCCCTGTACCTGATTTTTGTGCTGGCCATCGTCCAGTCCGTACGCACCATCGACGTCATACCCGAGTTCCTGTACGACGCGCCCACGCAAATGGCCGATCTGCTGCACCGGATGTGGCCGATTTCGTGGCGCAGCTTTCCAGGCTCCATTCAGCAGGCCCTGATCGAAACCCTGCACATGGCCACGATGGGCACTATTCTGGCCATCATCATGGCTGTTCCGGTTGGCTTGGCCGTTGCAAATAACCTCACCCCCAACCGAACCATCAACTTCATCGCCCGGTTCATCCTGGTTTCCAGCCGATCCATCAACTCTTTGGTCTGGGCACTGCTGTTTATTGCCATATTCGGGCCTGGCCCTCTGGCTGGCACGATCGCTATTGCCTTTCGTTCAATCGGCTTCATAGGCAAGCTGCTTGGTGAAGCCATCGAAGATGCGCAACCCGGCCCCATCGAGGCCCTGACCGCCACCGGGGCCAGCAAAGGTTCCATCATCGCCTACGGCTACTGGCCCCAGATACGCCCTGCGTTCTGGTCTATTGTGCTGCTGCGCTGGGACATCAACGTACGCGAATCCGCTGTCCTGGGCCTGGTGGGCGCCGGCGGTATAGGCATGGCCCTCAATAGCGCCATGGATCTTTTCCAGTGGGACAAGGTCGCACTGATTCTGCTGCTGATCTTTGCCATTGTCATCATCGCTGAAGTCGTCATTACCCGAGCCCGTAAAACATTGCTCTAA
- the phnE gene encoding phosphonate ABC transporter, permease protein PhnE: protein MAKPFALSPKVKWGVLLLVLYTIFAATQLGFSWDRFEAGLGHGAKFLARMFPPSVERLDVLWKGIAESLEIAVLATTLGIFLALPLSLLGARNLMPVWATWPARTVVSLCRALHPVIVAIIFVKAVGFGALAGVLALTVASIGFIGKLFTESIEEISLKQVEAVRATGASFANVIIFAVLPQVFARFVGFSTYQMDSNLRNSTMVGIVGAGGIGGTLFSAFQRFDYDFVCTILATIIAIIMVGELLAGVVRAILLDNVSLASLFGKKPHGSGSAPRPLEDDA, encoded by the coding sequence ATCGCCAAGCCGTTTGCGCTGTCCCCCAAGGTCAAGTGGGGAGTGCTGCTGCTTGTGCTGTACACCATTTTCGCCGCCACGCAGCTGGGTTTTTCATGGGATAGATTCGAAGCCGGACTGGGCCATGGCGCAAAGTTCCTGGCGCGCATGTTTCCACCTAGCGTCGAGCGGCTTGACGTCCTTTGGAAGGGTATTGCCGAAAGCCTGGAAATCGCCGTACTGGCCACCACACTGGGCATTTTCCTGGCGCTGCCGCTAAGCCTTCTGGGCGCGCGTAACCTCATGCCCGTCTGGGCTACCTGGCCCGCCCGTACTGTGGTGTCATTGTGCCGCGCCCTGCACCCGGTCATCGTCGCCATCATATTCGTCAAGGCCGTGGGCTTCGGGGCCCTGGCTGGGGTATTGGCGCTCACGGTTGCCTCCATTGGCTTCATCGGCAAGCTGTTTACCGAGTCCATAGAAGAAATCTCGCTCAAACAGGTCGAGGCTGTGCGCGCCACCGGCGCATCGTTTGCCAACGTCATCATTTTTGCTGTGCTGCCCCAGGTCTTTGCCCGCTTTGTTGGCTTTTCCACCTATCAAATGGACTCCAACCTACGCAACTCCACCATGGTGGGCATTGTGGGCGCAGGCGGCATAGGCGGCACTCTGTTCTCGGCCTTCCAGCGCTTCGACTACGACTTCGTCTGCACGATACTGGCCACCATTATCGCCATCATCATGGTGGGTGAGCTGCTGGCCGGCGTCGTACGCGCCATCTTGCTCGACAACGTATCGCTGGCCTCGCTTTTCGGGAAGAAACCCCATGGCTCAGGCAGCGCGCCGCGCCCCCTCGAGGACGATGCATGA
- the phnC gene encoding phosphonate ABC transporter ATP-binding protein → MGATLSINSLVKEYRANQPVLKNINLDIAGEGLTAIIGPSGTGKSTLLRCINRLIDPTAGSIILEEDGACIDLAKIRGASLRQARRRIGMVFQEYNLVERLTVMENLLTGRLGYTSPLNAWRRHFEPADIQYAHSLLETVGLTGFANQRADALSGGQRQRVGIARALMQRPQLLLADEPTSSLDPKTSVEIMELLIEQGSAFSIPVIVNIHDVELAKRYASRIVGMSGGHIVYDGQAAGLGTGVLKEIYGGESWLQ, encoded by the coding sequence ATGGGGGCAACACTAAGCATCAATAGCCTGGTCAAAGAGTACCGAGCCAACCAACCGGTACTCAAAAACATCAACCTTGACATCGCCGGTGAAGGCCTGACCGCCATCATCGGCCCGTCTGGCACGGGCAAAAGCACGCTATTGCGCTGTATAAACCGGCTCATCGACCCCACTGCAGGCTCCATCATTCTTGAAGAAGATGGCGCCTGCATAGATCTGGCCAAAATCAGAGGAGCCTCGCTGCGGCAGGCCCGCCGACGCATAGGCATGGTCTTCCAGGAATACAATCTGGTCGAGCGCCTGACCGTCATGGAAAACCTGCTGACCGGGCGACTGGGTTACACCTCGCCGCTCAATGCCTGGCGGCGTCATTTCGAGCCTGCCGATATTCAATACGCCCACAGCCTGCTCGAAACCGTCGGTCTGACTGGTTTTGCCAATCAGCGCGCCGACGCGTTATCTGGCGGCCAGCGCCAGCGTGTCGGCATTGCCCGCGCCCTGATGCAGCGCCCCCAATTGCTGCTGGCCGACGAGCCCACATCATCTCTCGATCCCAAAACATCGGTCGAAATCATGGAACTGCTGATCGAACAAGGCAGCGCCTTCAGCATTCCCGTCATTGTCAACATTCACGATGTCGAGTTGGCCAAGCGCTATGCTTCGCGCATCGTCGGCATGTCGGGCGGCCACATCGTTTACGACGGCCAGGCCGCCGGATTGGGTACCGGTGTACTCAAGGAGATCTACGGGGGCGAGTCGTGGCTCCAGTAG
- the phnD gene encoding phosphate/phosphite/phosphonate ABC transporter substrate-binding protein: MTHTKVLVLSALFAIFGATQAAYAQDDCPNRGDLDTMYCDANNDLVADTPTDPDKLKTPSTVVFTYTPVEDPAVYAEIFSPFTKYLSECVDRKVVFYQVQSNAAEIEAMRSNRLHVGGFSTGPTNFAVNLAGAVPFAVKGTADGFQGYNLILIVKKDSPFQKLTDLKGKKVAHTSPSSNSGNMAPIALFPDEGLVPGKDYKFLYSGKHDQSIMGVNSGDYDAAAVASDVFHRMAERGQVNEDDFRILYTSEKFPTSSFSYAYDLEPKFRDQMLKCFYDYRFPAEMKEAFDGADRFYPITYKKDWAIVRNVAKAGGESFTRSAYDKASKKK; encoded by the coding sequence GCGATCTCGACACCATGTATTGCGACGCCAACAACGACCTGGTTGCCGACACCCCCACCGATCCCGACAAACTCAAAACACCTTCGACTGTCGTATTCACTTATACCCCTGTCGAAGACCCAGCCGTCTACGCAGAGATCTTTTCTCCTTTCACCAAATATCTGTCCGAATGCGTAGACCGCAAAGTCGTCTTCTACCAGGTCCAAAGCAATGCGGCCGAAATCGAAGCCATGCGTTCGAACCGGCTGCACGTGGGCGGTTTTTCCACCGGCCCCACCAACTTTGCCGTCAACCTGGCAGGCGCGGTGCCCTTCGCGGTCAAGGGCACTGCCGATGGCTTCCAAGGCTATAACCTCATCCTCATCGTCAAAAAAGACAGCCCTTTCCAGAAGCTCACCGACCTGAAAGGCAAAAAAGTCGCACATACATCGCCCTCGTCCAACTCGGGCAATATGGCGCCTATCGCCCTCTTCCCCGACGAAGGCCTGGTACCCGGCAAAGACTACAAGTTTCTGTATTCGGGCAAGCATGACCAGTCCATTATGGGCGTGAACTCGGGCGATTACGATGCCGCCGCCGTGGCCTCCGACGTCTTCCATCGCATGGCCGAGCGCGGACAGGTCAACGAAGACGACTTCCGCATCCTGTACACCAGCGAAAAATTTCCCACATCGTCGTTCTCCTATGCCTACGATCTTGAGCCCAAGTTCCGCGACCAAATGCTCAAGTGCTTTTACGACTATCGCTTCCCGGCTGAAATGAAGGAAGCCTTCGACGGCGCCGACCGTTTCTACCCGATCACCTACAAAAAAGACTGGGCCATCGTGCGCAACGTAGCCAAAGCAGGCGGCGAAAGCTTTACCCGTTCGGCTTACGACAAAGCCAGCAAGAAGAAATAG